In the genome of Gemmatimonadaceae bacterium, the window GCAATCTGAGATTGCGCGCGGTGGGGTCGCCGCGGTCGCGATCATGGACCACCTGGAGCGAGCCGACTGTGCCGTGTGACCGACGACCCCGAAATTGCCCGGCGCTTTGGCTAAATTCACGTGCACGCGGCGACGTTGCGATTCCGAAGTAGCCTGCAAGCTCGCTGTGCCACCCGTACTCTCGAACCAGGGACACTCACAATGATCATTGTCACAACACCCACGCTCGAAGGCAGCCGAGTCAGACAGTACCTCGGGTTGGTTACCGGCGAGGCGATACTCGGAGCGAACATCTTCAAGGATTTCTTCGCGGGAATACGCGACATCGTCGGCGGCCGCTCGGCAGCCTACGAAAAGGAGCTGCGCTCAGCCCGGGATATCGCCATCCGGGAAATGCAGGACGCAGCCGAGGCGATGGGCGGCAACGCTGTCGTTGGGGTCGACATCGATTATGAGAACATCAGCATGGGACAGGGCGGCGGCATGCTCATGGTGAGCGCGTCGGGAACTGCGGTACTCATCGAGTAGCGGGAAGAACTGCAACTGAGGACAACACGCTACCTGCGAACCGCTGATCGCTGATCGCTGCGCGCTGAAGCGGAACAACACTGAGTGACCGCGTGGATGCGTATGTGCGTGCTTTTCCGTAGTTAGCGCGCAGCAGGCCGCGCTTTGCGCCAGGCGGGCAGCGTGTCGTCCTCAGTTTGAGACGCAGAAAAAAACGCGCCGCCCGCCGGAATCGGCGAGCGGCGCGTTCGTCGTGCTCAATCAGCTAAGCGGTTAGAAACTGTTCGCGTAGCTGGGTTCGATCGTCGACAGCTGCCGGCGAATTATGGCCCACGAGCTCTGAACAGTCGACGACGGGCGAGCCTGCTGCATCGCATCATCAACCCGGCGTGCCGCAGTGATAAGCGAGCGACCGGCAACTGCTGCCGCGTCGGCGTTGCCACCACCGCGAACGAGCTGCTCATACAGCGACGCGTTATCCGCGAACGCCGAGAGTGCAAACCACAGATCGACGTCGCCGGCTGTGTACGCACGCCGCGCATTCACCGTGGCGGTACCGGAGACCGAAAGATCCAGCCGCTGGCGGCCGACGAGGTTCTGCGCATTGCGGCGCAGTGTCGTTGCCGACTCTACGGTAAGCACAGCGCCGAACGAGGAGCCGACGGATCCGGCGCCCACCGCGCCACCGGTTGTCAGGCCGAGCGAGCGAGCGGTGCGCCAGTCGAGATTACCCGTCGCGGTCAGGCCCTTGTCGACCTGATACTCGAACAGAGCGCGACGAGTCGCGTCGTCGAGCTGACCATTAACGGTACCGCGGTAGTAATTCTGCTGCGCAAGCGCCTGCTGTGCCGCGCGAATTCTGTCCTCCGCCGTGAACACCGTGTAGGCGTCGGCGATTCGTCTGCCACCGCGCGCTCTCAACGTTACCGGCTGGTCGAGCTGAACAGCGAGGCGGGTTCCCGCGGGAACATTGACGTTTTGCCCCGATGACAGGATGCTGCCGAGGGCCGAAAGGATGCCGGACGCGGGACTGTTCTCGGACCCCGCTCCCATGATCGCTCCTCCGATGCCGCCGCGTCCGCCAACGAGCACCACGCGTGCATTAGGATCGGCGTCGATCTGACGTCGCTCGGTTGCGTCTGTGCTCGTAAGCCTGCCGTCGATCGGATAGGTCGTGCCGTCAGGCAGGGTCAGACGGTCGAAAGCCACTTCGATGACGCCCGATTGCTGCCGGGTTGCGGGCTGGACGAAGGAAATAACGCCGCGGATGCGGCTGCCGGCCGGAATGACCGTGTATTCGTCGGCACTGACAGTGTCGACGACCACTGTAGAGAAACTCTGTCCGACCTGGAGGTTGTTCGATTGAAGCGCTGTTGCGGTGCGTACGATAATTACGCTGCCTTCGGGCAGCAGCACGCGCGCCTGTGCAGCAAGGCCTGACGCAGCGAACAGCGACAGGGCCAGGCTCCACGCTGCGCCGGGCAGGAATTTCGTTCGGATTTGCATGGCTTAGCTCCTTATTGAGCGTGGGAACGAACAAGTCCCAACCATTCAAGAGGCGTACCGTCGAATCAGCGCCGCATCGCTGCGCAGATGACCATTAATGACTATCTTGTGACTATGACGGACGTTCGCATTGCACAGCTCAAAGCGCGGCTCAGCGAGTATCTGCGGGCCGTGCGAAAGGGGCACGAAGTGGCGGTTTACGACCGGAATCAGCCCATCGCGCGGCTTGTCCCATTTTCGCGAACAGGTCCGCTCCTCGTTCGCGAGCCGGTGAGGCGTTACGCGACGCTTGGAGAGATTCCGTTGCCGCCACCGGTCAGACTCGATACTGACCCAGTCGAGCTTCTCCTCCAAGACCGCCGAAGTGGACGATGATCGCTTATCTGGATTCGTCGGTCATCCTGCGAGTCATTCTGGGACAGCCGGGGCGAATTCCGGAATGGAGACGCATCACCACAGGAGTCGCGAGCAGTCTCATCGAGGTCGAATGCCTTCGAACTATCGAACGCCTGCGTCTGACGGGAGAGCTGACTGTCGAGGAGACCGCCATCCGTCGCGAGGCTGTCTACCGAGTCATCGAACGACTCGATGTCGTGGAGCTGACAGGCGCTGTTCTCCATCGCGCTTCGCAGCCGATGTCGGCGCCGCTGGGAACACTTGACGCTTTGCACCTTGCGACCGCCGACCTGTGGCGCGAGACGCAGGGAAAAGCCCTCGTATTTGCTACGCACGATCGCGCACTCGCTCTCGGCGCGCGAGGCAACGGATTCAGAGTTCTCGGAGTGTAACCGGCGCCGTCACTGCTTCAGCGAGGCGAGCCACCGCTGCGTGTGATCCGCGACTTCCTCCAGAACCTTCGCGTCGGTCTTTCCAGAAGATTTGAGGACGTGGAAGCTGTGATCCGCGCCTTCGATCCACTGCATATCCCAGCGCGTCCTCACGGACTTGAGCGCGGTCTCCATCAATGCACGCGTGCAGAATGGGTCGCGGGTGCCGCTGAAGCAAAGCACCGGCACGTCGATCGAGCCAAGGTGAGCGTCGCGCAGCTTCTCCGGCTGACCCGGCGGATGCAGAGGGTACGCGAGGAGCAGCAGACCGTCGCAGTTGAATCCCTTCGCCGCCATCATCGATGCCGCGCGGCCGCCCATCGATCGTCCACCAATAATCAGTGTACGCGGATTCAACTCCGCCCTCGCATGCGCGACCACCGCGGAAAAGCATTCTTCGAGGCGCGGCATGGGATCGGGACGCCCCGATTTCTTCTCGCGGTAAAGAAAGTTGAATCGGACGGTGCTCAGTCCGCGCGAGCGCAGCGCGCGCGTGAGCGCAACGATGCTCTTGTCGGCCAGATTCCCGCCGGCGCCGTGGGCGCACACGAATACCGGCGCATCCAGTCCGGTGTCGGCACTCTCGAATATTGCTGTAGTCGTCGCCTGCCCGACGGGTAGAGTCCACTCGACTGACGACGACGCAGCTCCGGTGCCGCTCATGCGAGTGGTGGGGGGCACGGCGCCAGCTCCATCTCATCCAGAAAGCGGTGGCCGCCGGTTGGTTGTCCGCTGCGCTCGTCCACGCGCGTGAGAACGAGCCGGTCTTTCGTTCGGGTCATGCCGACATACAGAAGTCGCCGAGCCTCCTCGATGTCACGCTTCGTCGGATCTCTTTTTCGCAGGAGCTGTGTGTCTTCAGCGCCCACTATGTAAACTCGTGAGAACTCCAGTCCTTTAGTCGAGTGCAATGTCAGTAGGTTAACCCTCGTCCTTTCCGGCTCGTATCCGTCCGTTTTCGACAAAGTCACCCGTTCCAGAAAGCAGCCGATCTGCTCCGCAAGTGGCTTTCCCTCGACCAAATCGAGCAATGGGCCGATTCGAAGCATTGCAGCCGGGTACCGTTCCCCGGCTGTCTTATCGGCGCGAACCTGGTCCATGAGCCGCTCGCCCCCAAGGCGCGCTATCAAATCGTCCAGGGTTGGAATCGAGTGATCGTCCGCGTTATCCCTTTCCTTCCCGTAAAACTCCAGACACTTGCTATACCGTCCGAACGGAAAGAGACGCGTGAGCGTCTTCAGCCGGACCGCCTCCGCACAGAGGGAGTCTTCCTCGCAGAGTGCGAGCGCGACACCCAGGTAGTCGAGCAGAGTGTCGAGCGCCGTCTTCCGAGCGCGTGCCACCTTCGTCTCGCCGAGGGCAAGGAACACGTGCGCGAGACACCGCGTGTCGGCAAGAGCGCGGTGCGACCCGCCGGTGTCAATACCGTAGAGCCGGGCAAGGTCGGGAAGCCTGGCACTGCTTGCGTGGAGCTCGCGGGCGAGGACGAGAGTATCGTATGTGCAAAGGGGAGCGCCTGCGAGCGCCTCTGACATCCGTTTGAGTATCGGAAAATCGAACTCATAGCCGTTATGTGCAACGATTATGTCTCGTCCACAGAACTCTCTGAAATCTTCCCAGATTTGCTCGAAGTATGGCGCGTCCGCCACGTCGGCCTCGAAGAGCTTATGCGTTCTGCTCGCGCCTCTCCCGATTGGAACACGAGGTTTGACGAGAGAATGAAACTCGGCCACGATCCTGCCATTGCGCACTCGGACGGCGGCCACTTCGACGATCTCCGCGCGTGCGACGTTCTTGTCCGTAGTCTCAAGGTCGACAGCCGTGAAATCGCGGAAGCGATTCGAGAAAAGGGCGCTCCGATTCAGCTGTGCAGCTTTGAACAGCGCGAGAGAGAGTCCTAGTTCTGGCGCGTCTGAAGTGTCGAGCGGTAGCGCCTCGGGGGGAGGGAGCCCACCAAGCTCTACCCGGGTTAACCCGATCCCCGCAAGAATTCCCTTTAGAGCGATCTCCACTCCCCCCAGCCTGGGCAGCCATACTGTCTGAGAGATATCGAGCGCTGACTCTAACTTTGCAGCAAGCTTCCTGACCTCTTCGCTCTCGGCTGGATCGGAAAGCTCGTCGTGATTCTCCTCGAGAACAGTCCGATACTCACCCACGCGCTGTGAGAGAACCTCATCCGCAAGCGTGCGAATCTCTGTATGCCGGGAACCGAGGGCGACAAGGTTCTGCAGCGCAAAAAACCCTCGCCAGATCTTGCGGCGGTCGCTGTCCTCCTTGGGAAGCCTTCGAGCTGTGTACTCCAGATGTTCGAGCAACGGCCTGTTCTCTTCATCAGCTTTAGCCCGTGAACCGTCAATGAGCGGTTTCGGAAGGACGACTCGAAGAAAAGCCTCCTTGTGCAATGGATCGTCAGGGTCGAGGATGACCCGGAGCGCAGCGATGAGATAGCGCACAACCGGGTCCTCGGAGAGTGCGCGGCCCTGCGCCATGCGGCACGGGACGCCGGCTGACAGAAAGCCTGACTCCGCTGAGTAACCGATCTCGTGCGTGCAATAGAGCAGGGCGAAGTCTCCCCATTCCAGCGCGTTCGCTTCGCGGTCCCGGCTGAGGTCTGCGAGTATCCACGAAATCTCTGACGCATCCGTATCGAAGGTCAGCGCATGGACCTGGAACGGCGAGCTGCGAAGTGCGTCTGCATGCCTGCGATCGCCGAAAAGCGGAGTATTGTGCGCCAGCAGCCTCCGCGCGAATCCCATTACTTCGCTCGGGCAACGACGGTTATCGCCAAGCTCTGCTTTCACAGAGAGCTTGAAGTTGTTGAGGAATGCGGTGAAGACCTTCGGGTTGGCGCCGGTCCACGAGAAGATCGACTGCTCATCGTCACCGACAGCAAACACATTATTGTGCTCGAAGGCCAGAGAGCGGACGATAGCGTATTGAGCGCGATTCAGATCCTGGAACTCGTCAACGAGAATACAGTCCCAGCGCGCGCGAACTTCCGCAGCGACGGAATCGACTCGCATGAGCTGTGCGGCCTTGAGCACGAGCATGTCGAAGTCAACGAGATTTCGCTTGCCGAGGAAATCGCAATACGCCATGTACAAGGTCGCATCGTTATCACGGAGCGGATCACCGTGAAAACGATGAGCCGTGAAGCAGGTAAGCGTGTTGCTGTGGTACTTCCGGAATCCCTCGATGCGATGGAGGACGGAGAGCTGATAGTCCTCATCGGCAATGCCGAATCCTGGCCGCAGGCCAACCTGCTCCGCGAACTCCCGCAGCAGCTCGGCGCAGAACGAGTGAATCGTCCCGCGCTTCACACGCTCGGCGCGCTCGCCGAGGTATTTCTCGAGTCGCGAGGCGATCTCGCCGGCTGCTTTGTTGGTGAATGTGAATACGCAGATGCGGGCCGGATCGATCTGGTGCTTTTCGATCAGGAAGCGAATTCGCTCGATGAGACAGTAGGTTTTTCCGGCGCCGGGGCCGGCGAGAACGAGCACGGGGCCTTGGTTGGACTCTATCGCTGCCCGCTGCGAGGGGGAGGCGACGTGCGGGGTATAAGCGGCGAGGTTGTCGGAGACTTTGGGCGCCGAAATCACGCTCAAAGTTAGCGTCGGGGCGCAACATCAACCAAGAACTACGCGGATCCGGGATTCCAGAGGCGTAGTTATGAGTTTCGAGAGGAACAATCCATCGATAAACCCGCCTCTGCTACAGCTGGATTCTCAATGGCCCGGCCATCGCGCTGTTCTCGATTGGTCTGCTCTTCACGGAGGGGCGATCGTACCGCGAATCGCAGTGGGAGCGGCGGGGCTTCTGGTGGGGGTGTGGCCGATCATCGCCGCGATTACGGGCGAATCTTCCCGGGACAATTCACCAGCGAAGTGCGGAAGGAGACTGCGCTCGTCACATCGGTCTCGTACCTGTTCCTCGGAATTACTCTCGTTAGGCGCGCGCGGGCTATGACAACGTCGCTCGATTCAGCGCCCGTCAGCGGACAATGATCTTTCGCTTGTATTGCAGGTGGTTGTCCGGCGGCCCCACCGTCACGACGTACTCGCCAGGCTCGCGCGCCACGAACTCCGCGTCGTACATCTCGCCGACTCCCAGCCTCCGAATAGCTGGGCCCGTCACGGCAAGGGCGGGCGGCAGGTCAGCGCCATCCTTGGCGAGCCCTCGCCATGTGACGACGTCGGCGCCGCGCCGAATCGCAAAGAACAGCCGCACCGCGGGGCCGATGTTGATGAACCGGAAGCGGTGGGACGCGCCCACGGCCATCTCGATTGGAGGTCCGGTTGCCGAATCACCGTTGATCGTTATGAGGGCCGGAGTTCTGCGTCCGTCCCATCCAGCCGTGAAGACATGGTCGGTGCCCGGATCAAATTTCTGGCCGGGCTCGAGGACGATAATAGGTGCAAAAAGCCCGGAGGTCAGCTGTTCGACGTCGTTGAGGTGAGTGTGATACATGAACGTTCCCGCGCGTGGCAGCGTGAGCCGCGCGGTAAATGAGTCATTGGGCGAAATAGTCGGTGCGAGCAGACTCGCGTTGCCGCTCCAGCCCGCGACGCCATCGGAGTAGCTTTCCAGCTCGATGCCATGCCAGTGAATCGATGTGGCTTCGCGGAGACGATTGATGATCGTGATGTCCGTCGGCTCGTCGCGCGTCAACACTAATGTCGATCCTGGAATCTCGACCGAATCAAGAGCGGGAATGCGGGCGTCCCTCTGCAGCACATATCCGAGAGCGCGCGGAGCGAGGCCCCTCCGCCGTCCCTCGTTGATGAAGAGGTGAAGCTTCCTGACTCTGTCCCGGCTCGCTGGCCGTACTCCACCCGGCTGATTGACAGTGATGCCGAGGACGAGACCGGACATGTGCGCACCGGCGTCGGCGGAATGCGCCGCGTGTTCGCTTGCCACCTTGCCTGTCAGCCGCGCGTTGCCCGGCACAACGTGGAAGGTGATATGACAATGGAAGAGCCAGTTGCCGGGCCGGTCCGGGCTCCAGACCATGAACATCGTGTGACCGGGACTCAGATCTTCGGTCACAGCGAGCCGGCGCTTCGCGGAGGCGTAGAGAGTGTCGGCCCGCCCGGTGCCGCGCGCATCCACGCGGAAATAAAAACCATGCAGATGCATCGGGTGATTCCGCAGTGACGCGTTCACCACATGCCATCTGAGCGTGTCGCCCACGTTCGCCAATACTCGCTCCGTGAACGGCCACGTCCTGCCGTTTATTGCAACAGCGTTGGTGTACGTTGTCGAATCTTTTGGCTGCCCCCATATGTTGATGACGAAGATGCGATCGGGAGGAGCCCCGCCCTCCGGGTCGACGACGAAAGCGCCGCCCAGCTGCTCCCGCTCCGCACCCGGCCGGACTCGTAGCTTCATTATTCCCGGTGTCGCCATGTAGAAGTACGTTCCAGGAGCGCCGGCAACAAAGCGCACGGTTCGTGACTGGCCCGGAGGGATGGGAATGCTGTCGAGTGAAGCGGCGGGTCGCTCGACGAGTCCGCGAACGTAGACCGTAGAATCCGCTAGAGTGTTCCGGATCGTCGCAACGATGGTCGTCCCGGTACGCGCGCGAATGAGCGGCGCGGGGATTTGCGGCTCCTTCCCTTCTTCGGCGATCGCGGCAACGTCGACAAACGGGCCCGTCGGCGATTCAGGGTACCAGCGCGCCATTCCCACGACGAGCTGCAGGGTCAGAACACCGTTCCTGAGCTCACCGGCCCGCTTCCGATTGTCGTTTGCCTTGACGACGGCGAGCGGTGGAGCATGCACCGATGCTTTGGCGAGCCGCGCCTGCGCACCCGCGGGCTCAACCGTCAGTATGAGCAGCAGCGGGAAAAGGAAAAATGCAATGAGGAAGGGTTTCCGCCTCACGAAGGGCCTCTCGTCTTATTTGCGGAGACCCAATTTGTAGCCGACTACGGCTCAAGGCCAGAGTCTTTGGAGATCACTGCAGACATGGCCGATACCATAGAACTATCTCCCGCTCTGGCGAGCGCGGCGAATCGTCTTGCGGAGACGGTCCACTTCGGCGTCGTCAAGATCGACGTCCGACATCCTGAGCAGAGCGGTCACCGCCTGCTCGGGCGAATCGCCAAAATAAGTCTTCACGACGTGAGCCAGCACGTCATCTCGGGCCCGCTCGGTCGACTCCGCCGGATAGTACACGTAGCGGGGGCCATCTTCCTTATGGCGGATCAGACCTTTTTCGCCAAGAATACGGAGCACTGATCGCACAGCTGAGTACGTGGGCGGGTCGGGAAGATCGCCCATGATCTCGGCGACCGTCGCGCCGTGGCGCTGGTGAAGGATGTCCATGACCTGCCGCTCGCGGCGGCTCAGGGCATCGGCCGGGGCGGGCGTAGCTGATTTGATTTTCATTGACTCGCGTGGAGTTGCTGATTGTTGCGGCATTCGCGCTATCCGAATCTGAGTGTCCGGTGCTGAAATATCAACCGTGCTGAAATTTCAACAGAAGTTGCCCGTTGTCATGTGGCAGCTTCAATTGGGGTGACGATGGCGCGAGAGACCGAGTCGAGCTTCGAGGGGGCAGGCGGAATCAAGCTTCACGCCCAGTGCTGGGCGCCGGAGGGTAACCCCCGGGCCGTTGTCGCGCTCGTGCATGGGATAAGTGAGCACTGCAGGCGATACCAGACTCTGGCTGATCACCTCACCAGGGCCGGCTTTGCGGTTTGCAGCTTCGACCATCGGGGTCACGGGAAATCACCCGGTAAGCGCGGCCACATCAACGACTGGTCGGAGTACCGCGAGGACGTTCGGGAGTTTCTCGAGCACGTGCGGAAGACCGTTCCCAGCCGTCGCCTCTTTCTTTACGGTCACAGCCTCGGCGCTCTTATCGTCGCCGAGTACAATCTTCATCACTGGCACGGGATAGCGGGTTTGATCGTGAGCGGGATCCCGCTCCGACCGACGGGCGCAGCGAAGCCGCACATGGTCTTCATGGCCAAGATGCTCTCGCGCATCTGGCCGACTCTCACGCTGCCGCTCGACGTTGACGGCTCGAAGCTCTCGCGCGATGCCGCAATTGCCCACGCGTATGAGACTGACCCCATGGTCCACCACAAGGCGAGCACTCAGTGGGGAGCGGAAGCTCTTCGCGCAATCGATCGTGTGCGCGAGCGAGCCGCCGACATTCGTCTACCGATTCTGATTCTTCACGGCGAATGCGACCTGGTCAACGACGTTGAAGGGAGCAAGGAGCTGTTCGAGAAAGTGTCGAGCGCGGACAAGGAGATCGTGATTTACCCGGGGGGGGCGCACGAGCCGCACAACGATCTCGACCGTGAAAAAGTCGCGCGCGACGTGGAGGACTGGATGTCGCGGCATTTGCACGCGAGCAAGCCGGTCGCATCATCCGAAAGTGCGCGTTGATCTTCTGAGTGTCCCGTACGACTCCGGGGTGCGAGGCGCACGGATGGGCGCCGGTCCGGAGCGGTTGATGGACTCCGGATTGATCGATCGACTGGAGCACGCGGGGCACGAAGTGGTGCCCTGCTCGATCTGCCTTCCGTCACAGGCGTTCATGCCGGAAGTGCAGGCCGCATTCGAGCTCGACCGGCGACTTGCGACGTGTGTTGCCGAAGCCGTTGCGGTGGGAGCGCTCCCGGTGATCCTGTCGGGGAATTGCTTTACATCGGTTGGCACGGTGGCGGGAATCGGTGAGCCCGATTTAGGCGTGATCTGGCTCGACGCACACGGGGACTTCAACACGCCGGAGACGACGATCGGCGGATTTCTCGACGGGATGGCGCTCGCGACGTTGACGGGCCGCTGCTGGACTTCGCTTGCGGCGAGCGTGCCGGGATTCGTGCCGGTATCCGAAAGGCGGGTGATGCTGTTTGGTGCGCGCGACCTCGATGCGCGGGAAGCAGCCGAGCTCATCGAAAGCGAGATCGAGCACCTGACGCCCGATGCGATTGGCGCGGGCCTCGCTGATAATCTCGCGCGTCGGCGGGAGCATACGCGCGAGATCTATCTACACATCGACCTCGACTCCCTCGATCCGTCGGAAGGGAAGGCAAACAGCTTCGCGGTCGCAGGTGGCTTCAGCGTTGTGGACGTGCGCAGTCTCGTGGACGAGGTGGCGCGTGCATTCCGCATTCGAGCCGTGGCGCTGACCGCGTACGATCCAAGTCAGGATGACGGCGGTCGTGTGTGTGAGGCGGGGATAGGTCTCGTCGTTGCAGCGGTGAACGCTGTCTCGCGTGCGAACGACTCGAGCGTTCGCTAGATCTGTGGCATGCGCACAGATCTGGCGCCCGACATGCGCGCTTTAATCGATCGGCTTCAGATGCGAGACGATTGCCTCCCGATCTTTCTCCAGGAATGGCGGCAAGGCAATCTTAGCACCGAGCGTCGCTGGATCCTCATCGACTCCGAAGCCCGGACCGTCGGTCGCGATCTCGAATAGAATCCCGTTTGGCTCACGGAAGTACAGACTTCGAAAGTAGTAGCGGTCGATCTCGCCGCTGTTTCGCACTCCCATCGCGTTGAGACGATCGTACCACCTGTGGTATTCCTCTTCCGTAGGCGTACGGAATGCAACGTGGTGCACGCCGCCGGCGCCCAGACGCGCGAACGGCAGGTCCGGCTGCACTGCAACATGCAGCTCGGCGTGAGGCCCATCGCCTTTCATCGAGTACACGTGCACGACGTGGAGGGAATCGTCGTCGGAGACCGTGTACTCGCGCGTGTGCTCCATGCCCATCACGCGCGTGAGGATCGGCTCGGTGCGTCGGATATCCGGAACGCTCATTACAATCGGCCCGAGCCCGCGTATCTGATGCTCTTCCGGCACCGGACTCTGCTTCCACGGTGTTGGCTCATCGCCGCGGCCGCCGTCGTCCACGAGTGCCAGGCGCTGGCCTTCGGTGTCTTCGAGATAGAGA includes:
- a CDS encoding peptidoglycan-binding protein, which gives rise to MQIRTKFLPGAAWSLALSLFAASGLAAQARVLLPEGSVIIVRTATALQSNNLQVGQSFSTVVVDTVSADEYTVIPAGSRIRGVISFVQPATRQQSGVIEVAFDRLTLPDGTTYPIDGRLTSTDATERRQIDADPNARVVLVGGRGGIGGAIMGAGSENSPASGILSALGSILSSGQNVNVPAGTRLAVQLDQPVTLRARGGRRIADAYTVFTAEDRIRAAQQALAQQNYYRGTVNGQLDDATRRALFEYQVDKGLTATGNLDWRTARSLGLTTGGAVGAGSVGSSFGAVLTVESATTLRRNAQNLVGRQRLDLSVSGTATVNARRAYTAGDVDLWFALSAFADNASLYEQLVRGGGNADAAAVAGRSLITAARRVDDAMQQARPSSTVQSSWAIIRRQLSTIEPSYANSF
- a CDS encoding BlaI/MecI/CopY family transcriptional regulator, which translates into the protein MKIKSATPAPADALSRRERQVMDILHQRHGATVAEIMGDLPDPPTYSAVRSVLRILGEKGLIRHKEDGPRYVYYPAESTERARDDVLAHVVKTYFGDSPEQAVTALLRMSDVDLDDAEVDRLRKTIRRARQSGR
- a CDS encoding alpha/beta hydrolase, with product MARETESSFEGAGGIKLHAQCWAPEGNPRAVVALVHGISEHCRRYQTLADHLTRAGFAVCSFDHRGHGKSPGKRGHINDWSEYREDVREFLEHVRKTVPSRRLFLYGHSLGALIVAEYNLHHWHGIAGLIVSGIPLRPTGAAKPHMVFMAKMLSRIWPTLTLPLDVDGSKLSRDAAIAHAYETDPMVHHKASTQWGAEALRAIDRVRERAADIRLPILILHGECDLVNDVEGSKELFEKVSSADKEIVIYPGGAHEPHNDLDREKVARDVEDWMSRHLHASKPVASSESAR
- a CDS encoding multicopper oxidase domain-containing protein codes for the protein MRRKPFLIAFFLFPLLLILTVEPAGAQARLAKASVHAPPLAVVKANDNRKRAGELRNGVLTLQLVVGMARWYPESPTGPFVDVAAIAEEGKEPQIPAPLIRARTGTTIVATIRNTLADSTVYVRGLVERPAASLDSIPIPPGQSRTVRFVAGAPGTYFYMATPGIMKLRVRPGAEREQLGGAFVVDPEGGAPPDRIFVINIWGQPKDSTTYTNAVAINGRTWPFTERVLANVGDTLRWHVVNASLRNHPMHLHGFYFRVDARGTGRADTLYASAKRRLAVTEDLSPGHTMFMVWSPDRPGNWLFHCHITFHVVPGNARLTGKVASEHAAHSADAGAHMSGLVLGITVNQPGGVRPASRDRVRKLHLFINEGRRRGLAPRALGYVLQRDARIPALDSVEIPGSTLVLTRDEPTDITIINRLREATSIHWHGIELESYSDGVAGWSGNASLLAPTISPNDSFTARLTLPRAGTFMYHTHLNDVEQLTSGLFAPIIVLEPGQKFDPGTDHVFTAGWDGRRTPALITINGDSATGPPIEMAVGASHRFRFINIGPAVRLFFAIRRGADVVTWRGLAKDGADLPPALAVTGPAIRRLGVGEMYDAEFVAREPGEYVVTVGPPDNHLQYKRKIIVR
- a CDS encoding UvrD-helicase domain-containing protein, with product MISAPKVSDNLAAYTPHVASPSQRAAIESNQGPVLVLAGPGAGKTYCLIERIRFLIEKHQIDPARICVFTFTNKAAGEIASRLEKYLGERAERVKRGTIHSFCAELLREFAEQVGLRPGFGIADEDYQLSVLHRIEGFRKYHSNTLTCFTAHRFHGDPLRDNDATLYMAYCDFLGKRNLVDFDMLVLKAAQLMRVDSVAAEVRARWDCILVDEFQDLNRAQYAIVRSLAFEHNNVFAVGDDEQSIFSWTGANPKVFTAFLNNFKLSVKAELGDNRRCPSEVMGFARRLLAHNTPLFGDRRHADALRSSPFQVHALTFDTDASEISWILADLSRDREANALEWGDFALLYCTHEIGYSAESGFLSAGVPCRMAQGRALSEDPVVRYLIAALRVILDPDDPLHKEAFLRVVLPKPLIDGSRAKADEENRPLLEHLEYTARRLPKEDSDRRKIWRGFFALQNLVALGSRHTEIRTLADEVLSQRVGEYRTVLEENHDELSDPAESEEVRKLAAKLESALDISQTVWLPRLGGVEIALKGILAGIGLTRVELGGLPPPEALPLDTSDAPELGLSLALFKAAQLNRSALFSNRFRDFTAVDLETTDKNVARAEIVEVAAVRVRNGRIVAEFHSLVKPRVPIGRGASRTHKLFEADVADAPYFEQIWEDFREFCGRDIIVAHNGYEFDFPILKRMSEALAGAPLCTYDTLVLARELHASSARLPDLARLYGIDTGGSHRALADTRCLAHVFLALGETKVARARKTALDTLLDYLGVALALCEEDSLCAEAVRLKTLTRLFPFGRYSKCLEFYGKERDNADDHSIPTLDDLIARLGGERLMDQVRADKTAGERYPAAMLRIGPLLDLVEGKPLAEQIGCFLERVTLSKTDGYEPERTRVNLLTLHSTKGLEFSRVYIVGAEDTQLLRKRDPTKRDIEEARRLLYVGMTRTKDRLVLTRVDERSGQPTGGHRFLDEMELAPCPPPLA
- a CDS encoding type II toxin-antitoxin system VapC family toxin translates to MIAYLDSSVILRVILGQPGRIPEWRRITTGVASSLIEVECLRTIERLRLTGELTVEETAIRREAVYRVIERLDVVELTGAVLHRASQPMSAPLGTLDALHLATADLWRETQGKALVFATHDRALALGARGNGFRVLGV
- a CDS encoding alpha/beta family hydrolase, which translates into the protein MSGTGAASSSVEWTLPVGQATTTAIFESADTGLDAPVFVCAHGAGGNLADKSIVALTRALRSRGLSTVRFNFLYREKKSGRPDPMPRLEECFSAVVAHARAELNPRTLIIGGRSMGGRAASMMAAKGFNCDGLLLLAYPLHPPGQPEKLRDAHLGSIDVPVLCFSGTRDPFCTRALMETALKSVRTRWDMQWIEGADHSFHVLKSSGKTDAKVLEEVADHTQRWLASLKQ
- a CDS encoding heavy metal-binding domain-containing protein, whose translation is MIIVTTPTLEGSRVRQYLGLVTGEAILGANIFKDFFAGIRDIVGGRSAAYEKELRSARDIAIREMQDAAEAMGGNAVVGVDIDYENISMGQGGGMLMVSASGTAVLIE
- a CDS encoding arginase family protein gives rise to the protein MRVDLLSVPYDSGVRGARMGAGPERLMDSGLIDRLEHAGHEVVPCSICLPSQAFMPEVQAAFELDRRLATCVAEAVAVGALPVILSGNCFTSVGTVAGIGEPDLGVIWLDAHGDFNTPETTIGGFLDGMALATLTGRCWTSLAASVPGFVPVSERRVMLFGARDLDAREAAELIESEIEHLTPDAIGAGLADNLARRREHTREIYLHIDLDSLDPSEGKANSFAVAGGFSVVDVRSLVDEVARAFRIRAVALTAYDPSQDDGGRVCEAGIGLVVAAVNAVSRANDSSVR
- a CDS encoding type II toxin-antitoxin system prevent-host-death family antitoxin produces the protein MTDVRIAQLKARLSEYLRAVRKGHEVAVYDRNQPIARLVPFSRTGPLLVREPVRRYATLGEIPLPPPVRLDTDPVELLLQDRRSGR